The Chryseobacterium sp. JV274 sequence TTTTTTGACTTTAAAATTGAGGTGTATGATGGAGGTCCGGTGGAAAACGACAAAGTGTTTTTTATTGTAAAAGGTAAAAGAGTTACTGAAATCTATACAGACATCGCAGATGAATATTATCTTACAGAAGATATCGAACGTATTATAAATGCTATTTTGAGCAGCGAACTGGATATTGAACACATCAAAATATTCTCAGGCTATTCCGGATGGTCGCCAGGCCAGCTTGATACCGAAGTTCAAAGAAAAATGTGGACGGTAGTGGATGTTTATAACCTTGACTATACGCTGCCCAATGACCAAAGTCTTTGGAAATCGATTATGCAGAACCTTGGGGGAGAATTTCTTCTTTGGGCCAATTCACCTGAAGATATTTCGCTGAATTAAGTACCATTTTCATGGCAATCAGACAATTAACAAACTTTAAGATTCCTTTAACCAATTTTAAAGAAAGTTTTTCCGTTCTTTGAAAAACTAAAATCACTGATATGAAAGGTATTACATTACTTGCTTTATCAATATTTTCTACCGCATTTTTATCATTTAGCCCAATTAACAAAAAATACATTGTCATAGATGCCGGTCATGGTGGAAATGATTTTGGGGCTACACATGGTGAAATTCGTGAAAAAAATATCTCATTAAGTGTTGCTAAGGAAATCCAGAAGATCAATGAAAGCCAGAATAAATATCAAATCGTTCTGACAAGGGATTCTGACAGTTATCCTACTCTTTCCGAAAGAACAGATCAGATCAATAAACTTAATCCTGAAATGGTTATTTCACTCCATGTCAATACGTCTCCTGAAAAAGAGAGATCTGATAACGGATTTGAAGTGTATACTCAGAATTCTGATGTTTCAAAGGAATTAGCCGGAAAAATTTACAAGAAATTCAATGCCCGTAAAATATCGGAGAGTAATCTTCATATTTTAAGAGAAACGAAAGCACCTGCCGTATTGGTAGAACTTGGATTCATCAATAATTCTGAAAACAGAAATTATATAACGAGTGAAAAAGGGCAAAAAGAAATCGCACAGAAATTTGTTGAAATCATCAACGAATACTAAATAAAAAAAAACAATTTCTGATTTAATCAGAATAAAACCCGGTAAAGGACTTCTGGAACTTTGTTGTTTACCGGGTTTGTCAATTTTTATTGATTAAAACTTTTCTTCCAGCTTTCTACCAATTCTGAGAAACGGGAGTTTTCAAAAGTCTTATTTCTTATCTTAGCTACAGAAAATATACCTTTCTCTTCAGAAATCATTAAAATCTCTTCAGCTTTCTGAGACTCGAATGCAATAATCTCGTGTTCCTGAATATCAGCAAGGTTATTTTTATGTAAAAAAGTAACAAAATTTTCCATCAAAGGAGAAATGTAAGCTCCTTCAGTCTGCTTTGGCACTTTGATAATGTCACCTTCTAAAAAAAGAAGATTTCCGGCAGTAGTACGTGCTATTCTTTTATTTGGATTCAGAAGAATAACGTCATCAAGGTCATTTTCCTGAGCATAGATCGCTCCGTAGATATTTTCCGGACAGTGAACCCTGATATTGCTCAGAAGGTTGTTATTAACGTTAATTTCTTTAATCAGATCCAATTCTAAAGGTCTTTCATGAACTGCCAGTATATCTGTCATTTCTGAAATTTCGTAAAAATAGGAAACAGAAGATTTTGCCAATGTTACGCCGTCATTATTCCTGAACACCTGGAAATTGATAATTCCGTTCTTTACTCCTTTACTTTCAATAATTTCTTTTTGAAAAAGTGTCTGGAAAAATTCCAGGGTGTAAGTCAGAGGAATATTCATTCTCATCTTTCTCATGGAAGCCATCAGGAAAAAATAGCATTCTTCGTCCATGATCAATCCACCATTTCTTACAAAGAAAGAAACTTTCACTGAGTCGCCCCAAAGGAAGGCTCTGTTCTTTACATTTAACTCGTCTGATGTAAAATATTGATTTTCCAATTTTTGATGTGATTTATTTACAAAAAAATAATGAACGATAAATCGTTCATCAGTTTTATCATTTAATATAGCCCGGTATTATGCCGCACCCAGTTTTATTCTCAGGTTCTCAATAAGATTTTCCCAATACATTGCATTTTCCTCTTCATCACCTTCTTCACAGAAATCTGTAATATTTAAAGCCAGATCTTCTGTAATATCATCAATTGTGATAGTCATTTCAAAGAAATTTTTTGTTCCTTCATCTTCTTCCCATCTGAAACGCACGAAACCTTCAGGCTTATATCTGATCAAAGTAGCCTTCTCAGCAGGGCCTCCACCCCAGCTAAAAAAGAAATCATCGCCTTTCTCTGTTACCTCATCCGCAAACCATTCAGACAATCCTTCTGCAGTCGCCAGATATTCATATAAAATCTCTGATAAACAGTGCATTGGAAATTCGTAATGGACTTTATGTTTCGCCATATAATCTTTGTTTTATCGTCCCGCAATATATAAATTAATTTTTTTATTACGCAAAAAAACAATTACTTTTTTAAAGAATCGGTATGATATTTATCAGAGGATTTAAATCCTTATTCCATTAATTTTTACTGGCTAAAATTGTCATGTAAAGCATAAAAAAATCTCTCCTTTCCGGAGAGATTTTATCTTTAATTTTCGTTCAGTATATCAAGAATAATCTGACATCCTTCTCTGATTTCATTTTCAGATAATGTAAGAGGTGGTGAGATTCTCAGGTATTCATTTCTGTACAGCTGCCAGAAAACAACAAGTCCGTTTTCCATACATTTTTTGGCCACTTCCAGTGTATATTCTGGAGTTCCGAGATTCACGGCAAGCATTAAGCCTTTACCATTAATATTTTTAATTTTAGGATGAACTAAAAGTTCTCTGAACAATTTTTCTTTTTTTTCCACTTCATTCATAAGCCCGCTGTCCAGCACTTCCTTTAAAGTAGCGTAACTTGCCGCTGCAATCAATGGATTTCCGCCAAAAGTAGTAATATGCCCAAGCTTTGGTGAATGTGATAAGCTTTCCATAATTTCTCTGGAACTCATAAAAGCTCCTACAGGAACTCCTCCTCCCATTCCTTTCCCCATCACCAGGATATCAGGAACGATTCCAAAGTGTTCGAAAGAAAATAGTTTCCCTGTTCTTCCAAATCCGGGTTGAATTTCATCTAAAATCAAAAGAGCACCTACGTCTTCACATCTTCTCTTCAGTTTGATCAGATAGTCGTTAGCAGGAACCAGAAATCCAGCGGCTCCCTGAATGGTTTCAAGGATGACACATGCTGTTTTCTCAGTAATCTTATCGAAATCTTTTTCATTATTAAATTCAATGAAAGAAACCATCGGTAATAAGGGACGGAATTCTCTTTTATGAGTTTCATTTCCTGAAACACTCAAAGCACCATGGGTATTTCCGTGATACGAGTCTTTAAAGGAAACAATTTCTTCTCTGCCTGTATATCGTTTTGCCAGCTTCAAGCTTCCATCAATAGCCTCAGCACCACTGTTTACAAGATAGGTAACTTCTAATGGATCCGGAGTAGCTTCCGCCAGCAGTCTGCATAGCGCTATAGGTTTTTCCTGCGCATATTCTCCATACACCATTACATGAAGGTATTTATCTGCCTGTTCTTTGATTGCATTCACAATCTTAGGATGTGAATGCCCCAGCGTATTGGCAGAAACTCCTGCTACAAAGTCAAGATATCTTTTCCCGTCTGTACCATAAATATAGCTTCCTTCTGCTTTTTCAACTTCAAAACCTGCAGCAAATTTTGTGGTTTGAGCCTGATATATAAAAAAATCTTTTTGCATTTCCATTGTCTCCAAAATTTCAGCAAAGCTATAAAAGATTCGGCACATGCAGAAATTATCCGACTTTAATAAAAAAATTACCCCTGAGCATGTCAAGGGTAATGGATTATCAATATTAAAAAGTTCTGACTGTTCTTACAGTACTTTTTCTATAGTTACAAAGCTGTTATTGGTTACAGTATAAGAAGTGGTTCCTCCCACTTCGGAAACGGCTTCCAATGTGATATACTGTCCCTGCACTGCATAAACCGAGAAATCAAGATTGATCTTTCTGTTCGTTCCGTCAAAATTCACTGTATTTTCAAGCAGCTGGAATCTCTGTGCATCATTTACATAGAGTCCTGCTCCTAATCTGCTGCTGAATGAGCCTGCCGGTCCTGTAAACGTGATGTTCAGGTTAATTCTGTATAAACCGGTCTGGCGTATGTATAACCTGTTGAGATTGGCTCCGGATGTGGCTACATTGGTTTTAAGCTTAAGCGGATCAGCAAGAAAATTAGGTTTATCAATCAGAGAATTGATTGGAAGCAATACAGATCCTGTGGTGGTGGAGACGGCGTTAAGCTGAAATCTAGAAATATTATCAGACTCCACTTCAAAAGCCTTACTCCATACCAATCCGTTAAAAACCATTACCTGTCCCGTACTTTTAACGAAGAGAAGCATTCCTTTTAATTCTTCGATGGCCGTTACCGGTGCACTGCCTCCTGTATAGGGAAGTAACGCTTCTGTATCTACCGCAGGAAGACCAAAACCTTTGACGCCGGATGCCTCATTTGTATTGGTAATGTACATCATCACCTGATCATTTCCGCTCGCATTGGAATCCGGGTTGGGAATATTGGTGAAATTTACCTGTGCGCTGTATAGACTGCCCATGAGTATCAAACAGCTGAAAATATATTTTTTCATGATTAGTAAGCTTTAATTAAACGTGCCGCAAGATATGAGCTGGCCGAATTTGTATCTGTTCCGTAAGCTGCCAATGCACCTCCTGAAATGGCAGTGGAACTGATGGCCGGAACCACTCTGAGCTCTGCTCCCACCGGAAGAGAAATAGTCTGTGCAAAACTGGATGTCTTATTACCCTGGGTATCCACAATGAACACAATGGAATAATTGGTCTTTGACACTACGGTTTCCCAATCTGAAGCAGGTGTGTATTTAACCTGCAATGTGAGTTTAAATTCAGTAACTCCTGCAACGGCTCCAAAACTTCCACCCGTAAAAACAAGAGCAACTCCTACATCGTAGATCCCCGCTGTTTTAACAGTAACGTTGCTTGCATTCTTAAGCAGTAAATTATCTACAAGAACCTGGCTTCTGTTATCGGCAGCAAGGTAGGCAGGTGAGCCTCCGGCAAAGCAGAATCCAATTCCAAATGAGATACAGGGAATGGTAATCCCTGCAGAAATTCCCAGTCTGGATGCCCTTAGCTGATAAATCCCCTGGATTTGTCTGGCAGGATTCCAGGCATAGCCGTCGTATTTATAATACTGTTCATCAGTCTTGTTATAAATAAGACTCCCTACAAGGTTAGCATAATCATCAAATAAATCCGGTGCGGAAGCATTATATCTTGGGAAGGCCGTATGTGTATTTGAATAGGGAAGAATGACCCCTTTCACACCGTCCTGAACTTTCACTATATTCCGGTTGCTAACAATATCGCTACCAATGGTCACCTGTGCTATTAAAGTGTAATGGAAAATAAGCACAACAAGTAATATTATCTTTTTCATCTTATTGCATATTTATTTTTTCAACAATAATTTCAGAAACCGCATTTCCTGTTTTTGACATGGCAAAAAACATATTATTTCCGCCTAATGCTCCTGTGCAGACCCCTGTACCGATATCCTGGGTTCCACCCATCGTCAATCTTAATTTATCTCCTGCATTGAAGGCTCCTACATAAGTAAATGCCAGAGACTGACCCACATCAATAGAACCCGGAAGAAGGGTTGTAACAGAAAGAGCTCCTGCTGTGGAACCGCTGGTGGTGTTATTAATAGGTCTCCAGGTTGGATCTGACACCGTACTTATCTCAAGATCCAGTTTCGATCTGAGGTTAATAATCACCCCGATACACAGCGGTGTACTGATATCCAGCGCTCCACTTTTAAATGAAACCTTATACAGTCCTCTGGTATTAATATTAATTACATTGCTGGTGGCAGCATCCAGTGAAACATCAGTAGCAATCTCATTAAAGCTCGGGATAGCTGTTGTGAAATTGACGTTAGCCGCTGTACAGGTTCTGACCGTAAGTGCGCATGCGAGTCCGCACGTTCCACAGCTGGTTGTAACCGTACCTGATCGTATGAAACGCGCCATTTTATTGTTCTTCATGGTCGTTACGATAGGATCTGAAATTTTCCAGGTGGTTCCGTCATTCTGTACAATGCTTCCGGTTTCTCTGTTGAAAATAATGGAACTTTGGGTACCGTTTCCGGTGGTACCGACAGCTGATGCCGGCAGGACTGCTGCAGTGTTGGATCTCGGCATCCGTGCCGCATTGTTGTCCTGTTTTACATGCAGAAGTGCTCTGTTGTCTGGTTGAAAATTAGGAACTTTCGAAATCCCAACTTGTGCATTGACCCTTATAAGACAAAATATAAGAGCCAACAGGGAATAATTGATTTTCATTTTCTGTTTTTTTTATCATTGTTGGTATTCTAAATTTATAAAATATTATAATTGAAATGATAACGTAAATAAAAAAAAATGTTAAATAAAAAATCGGGGTAAAAAATCCCGGTTTTAAAAGGAATTAAGTATCAGGTAGAGACTGGATGATGCAAAAAAAACAATATTTATAATTATTTTTTTTAAAAAAAGAGCCATTTATATAAAAAAAAATCACCATTTCTGATTGAAAGAATGGTGATTTTTTATTTTTTGTAAAAAATATCCGTTATTATTTTCGAACTCTCTTAGGCTTTTTAGCTTCTTCTTTGGCTTTTTCGTCATCAATTGCTTTCTGAGCTTTATCGAAGAGTTCGCTGTCAGCGGTATACTGTATTTCTTCGTTATTCGGGCTGTCTACCAGAATATCCTGCCATTTCCGGATCCGGTCTTTGGTATTCCAGTTAAAATCGGGAAACTTCCTTCGTGCCGGTTCTATTTTACTCATCGGATAGGTATCTGAATTTGCTCCAATACTGCATGAAATAATCTGCAGGGCTCTTTCTTCAAATAATGCTCCGATAATTCCGCAGGTAGAAAGGGTAATACCTATTCTTTCCGGCTTTTTAGTTTCCTGATCGGTATCATCTACATAGACAATAGATTGAGCATTTCCAACTACTCTAGCTTCTTTAATATCATTTTTCTCATAGTAAACCGTCATGAATTTTCCTTTCACCTGATTGAATTCATCTTTGAGAGTAAGTGAATCTACTTTACTGATGGCAAAGGCATTTCCGATTACTTTTAATGAGTCTATATCTTCTGTCTTGGTATTAAAGTAAGCTTCTACTTTATCACCGGTTACCTGTTTTTCACCACTCCAAAGAATCGGGCTGGTGTACATATGCATAACTCCGTCTGTTTCATTGAAAGCAATAGAATCTGCTCTTCCCTGTGCATTGGATTTATAAATACGAGCTTTTTTAAAGGCTCTTAAGTAGCTTTTCTTAACTTTGATATCCAGTGAATCCGGTCTTTGATAGGAGATTATTTTTTCTGCTGCAAAATAAATGGAATCTTTTTCCATCACTTTTACGGCATAAGGATTTTTCGTCATCATCGCAGAGTCTTTTTTCTCAAAAATCTCTCCGTAGCCTCCTTTTATATACCTTCTTTCTTTGGGATCATCAAGGGTTACATTTCCGGTTGCTTTACCAAACCCTGAAATCTGATTGTAGTACATATCATCGCCGGTAAGGATTTTCTCATTATAAAAGATCCTGGAGTTTTTAGTTAGATAAGCCTCCTTGGAATCCATTTTATAGGTTCCTCTCTCCGTATAGATTCTGTTTCGGGGATTGGTTTTGCTGGTAATGGTTGTAGGACCGTTAAAATCTGCAATTTTTGTATTTTGGTTCTGCTTGATATTGGGCCCTTCAATGATATACTGAGGCGTTTCTATTTTCACATTCCCGGTAAGGTCTACCACTCGTGTATTGAGGAAGTAAGTTCCTACTTTGGCGTAGGTTACATTCTGCCCATCAGAGATGGTTCCTCCTGTATTAAAATAAGCCTGATTAGCCAGTCTGTCATAATACAGAATATCTGTTTTTATTGTTTGTTTGGGGTCAGTTAAGACCACATTTTTTCTGGCAAC is a genomic window containing:
- a CDS encoding YqgE/AlgH family protein, whose translation is MNHSYKGKILISTPDISGDIFSRSVVLVVEHNESGAFGLILNKKNSQMSSKFKDFFDFKIEVYDGGPVENDKVFFIVKGKRVTEIYTDIADEYYLTEDIERIINAILSSELDIEHIKIFSGYSGWSPGQLDTEVQRKMWTVVDVYNLDYTLPNDQSLWKSIMQNLGGEFLLWANSPEDISLN
- a CDS encoding N-acetylmuramoyl-L-alanine amidase; the encoded protein is MKGITLLALSIFSTAFLSFSPINKKYIVIDAGHGGNDFGATHGEIREKNISLSVAKEIQKINESQNKYQIVLTRDSDSYPTLSERTDQINKLNPEMVISLHVNTSPEKERSDNGFEVYTQNSDVSKELAGKIYKKFNARKISESNLHILRETKAPAVLVELGFINNSENRNYITSEKGQKEIAQKFVEIINEY
- a CDS encoding aminotransferase class IV, yielding MENQYFTSDELNVKNRAFLWGDSVKVSFFVRNGGLIMDEECYFFLMASMRKMRMNIPLTYTLEFFQTLFQKEIIESKGVKNGIINFQVFRNNDGVTLAKSSVSYFYEISEMTDILAVHERPLELDLIKEINVNNNLLSNIRVHCPENIYGAIYAQENDLDDVILLNPNKRIARTTAGNLLFLEGDIIKVPKQTEGAYISPLMENFVTFLHKNNLADIQEHEIIAFESQKAEEILMISEEKGIFSVAKIRNKTFENSRFSELVESWKKSFNQ
- a CDS encoding START-like domain-containing protein: MAKHKVHYEFPMHCLSEILYEYLATAEGLSEWFADEVTEKGDDFFFSWGGGPAEKATLIRYKPEGFVRFRWEEDEGTKNFFEMTITIDDITEDLALNITDFCEEGDEEENAMYWENLIENLRIKLGAA
- a CDS encoding aspartate aminotransferase family protein, translated to MQKDFFIYQAQTTKFAAGFEVEKAEGSYIYGTDGKRYLDFVAGVSANTLGHSHPKIVNAIKEQADKYLHVMVYGEYAQEKPIALCRLLAEATPDPLEVTYLVNSGAEAIDGSLKLAKRYTGREEIVSFKDSYHGNTHGALSVSGNETHKREFRPLLPMVSFIEFNNEKDFDKITEKTACVILETIQGAAGFLVPANDYLIKLKRRCEDVGALLILDEIQPGFGRTGKLFSFEHFGIVPDILVMGKGMGGGVPVGAFMSSREIMESLSHSPKLGHITTFGGNPLIAAASYATLKEVLDSGLMNEVEKKEKLFRELLVHPKIKNINGKGLMLAVNLGTPEYTLEVAKKCMENGLVVFWQLYRNEYLRISPPLTLSENEIREGCQIILDILNEN
- a CDS encoding OstA-like protein — protein: MRIILFLLIFISTLNFAQDKTPVKRDPYLQNPSTGQPKQMRPEDKVKIIHADEIKKDPEKYDGNQYFTGHVQIEHQGSILTADEVVLYNEENFVKAIGNTRLQNTDGSVITAGEMEYDANTQKGVARKNVVLTDPKQTIKTDILYYDRLANQAYFNTGGTISDGQNVTYAKVGTYFLNTRVVDLTGNVKIETPQYIIEGPNIKQNQNTKIADFNGPTTITSKTNPRNRIYTERGTYKMDSKEAYLTKNSRIFYNEKILTGDDMYYNQISGFGKATGNVTLDDPKERRYIKGGYGEIFEKKDSAMMTKNPYAVKVMEKDSIYFAAEKIISYQRPDSLDIKVKKSYLRAFKKARIYKSNAQGRADSIAFNETDGVMHMYTSPILWSGEKQVTGDKVEAYFNTKTEDIDSLKVIGNAFAISKVDSLTLKDEFNQVKGKFMTVYYEKNDIKEARVVGNAQSIVYVDDTDQETKKPERIGITLSTCGIIGALFEERALQIISCSIGANSDTYPMSKIEPARRKFPDFNWNTKDRIRKWQDILVDSPNNEEIQYTADSELFDKAQKAIDDEKAKEEAKKPKRVRK